Proteins encoded by one window of Actinomycetota bacterium:
- a CDS encoding CopD family protein, which produces MLNALRRWAVPAAAAVLVIAGAGSATAHVMLVSSTPADQATLSVLPSTMELVFSTDMEPAGSGIVITKDGNPIPSKVTQPTALRLIVEPTAPLSDGGYLLSWTVKAGDSHPRSGAVGFAIAQRSEAAPAPGQTAEALVVHPAGHVAAPPHGGDVEHLASAEWLGRGARWLSLLGALLGIGVLAFAAGSLTGSLFEVRAAAFWVRRAGVAVVFGTLLEVCAMGPLLHGSWGMGLAPSGILSALEGPFAMAVLLKLGGGLGMLFGAQLAAQPIVGAQPNEFPAGVGRHSGGALDLATRPADVATHRLNVGSSPIALVGAAVVTLSYLFDGHTVTAEPSWLVRIADVVHVAGAGVWVGGVAMMAWVLSRRRRRNTALRAGELAIRFSAVAAVALVAVALAGIALSFGILDSPKQLVSTGFGRLLLLKMMAVGAAAAIGGYNHRYVIPNLILSPTDGAASEQLRSTVRIEAWILVGVVGLTAALVAAAT; this is translated from the coding sequence GTGCTCAACGCGCTCCGCCGGTGGGCCGTCCCTGCAGCGGCAGCCGTGCTGGTGATCGCAGGTGCCGGCTCCGCAACGGCGCACGTGATGCTGGTTTCGAGCACTCCGGCGGACCAGGCGACCCTGTCGGTTCTACCGTCCACAATGGAGCTGGTGTTCAGCACCGATATGGAGCCGGCCGGCTCCGGGATTGTAATTACCAAAGACGGTAATCCGATCCCGTCGAAGGTGACCCAGCCCACCGCCCTGCGGCTGATCGTGGAGCCGACCGCGCCGCTTTCCGACGGCGGTTACCTGCTCTCGTGGACGGTCAAAGCCGGCGACTCTCATCCGCGGTCGGGGGCGGTAGGTTTCGCCATCGCGCAGAGGTCGGAGGCTGCCCCGGCGCCGGGGCAGACGGCGGAGGCCCTGGTCGTTCACCCGGCAGGCCACGTAGCTGCCCCTCCCCACGGGGGAGACGTGGAGCATCTGGCTTCGGCAGAGTGGCTCGGCAGAGGAGCCAGATGGCTCTCTCTTCTCGGCGCCCTACTCGGCATCGGTGTGCTGGCCTTCGCCGCCGGCTCGCTTACCGGGAGCCTGTTCGAGGTTCGAGCTGCGGCGTTCTGGGTCCGGCGGGCAGGGGTAGCGGTCGTGTTCGGCACTTTGCTGGAGGTCTGCGCAATGGGACCGTTGCTCCACGGTTCGTGGGGTATGGGGCTGGCGCCCAGCGGGATACTGTCGGCTCTCGAGGGACCTTTCGCCATGGCGGTGCTCCTGAAACTCGGAGGCGGGCTGGGCATGCTCTTCGGAGCACAACTGGCGGCCCAGCCCATTGTTGGGGCTCAGCCGAATGAGTTCCCTGCCGGCGTGGGTCGCCACTCGGGCGGTGCGTTGGATTTGGCCACCAGGCCGGCCGACGTGGCTACCCACCGGCTTAACGTGGGAAGTTCGCCGATCGCCCTGGTTGGAGCCGCCGTGGTGACGCTGTCGTACCTGTTCGACGGTCACACAGTGACCGCGGAACCTTCGTGGCTGGTGCGAATCGCCGATGTCGTGCACGTGGCCGGGGCAGGCGTTTGGGTGGGCGGAGTAGCGATGATGGCATGGGTTCTGAGTCGCCGGCGGCGGCGCAACACGGCCCTACGGGCCGGTGAGCTGGCCATCCGGTTCTCGGCCGTTGCAGCCGTGGCGCTGGTTGCGGTTGCATTGGCGGGGATCGCTTTGAGCTTCGGCATTCTCGACTCGCCGAAACAGCTGGTTTCCACCGGGTTCGGGAGGCTCCTCCTGCTCAAGATGATGGCCGTCGGCGCCGCCGCAGCGATCGGCGGATACAACCACCGTTACGTCATCCCCAACCTGATCCTCTCGCCCACGGACGGCGCCGCGTCGGAGCAGTTGCGCTCGACGGTTCGGATCGAGGCGTGGATTCTTGTTGGAGTGGTCGGACTCACCGCTGCCCTGGTGGCTGCAGCAACCTAA
- a CDS encoding fused MFS/spermidine synthase produces MTVDQQVPEAPTAEKKNRSVAILAVFILTLFTGSALLFLVQPMFAKMVLPLLGGTPAVWATSMVFFQATLLAGYAYAHWSVTRLGVRRQAMLHIPVVLLPLLLLPISVPDGWKPPEEFPVLWLLWLLTFAIGLPFFVLSTSAPLLQRWFASTGHPSGKDPYFLYAASNAGSMLALLSYPFLMEPALRLADQTRVWALGYGALAAGTVACAVMAIRSRRGEDADPVTEQAEETTEAAPRPVTAVRRLHWVALAFVPSCFMLAVTTYISTDIAAIPLLWVIPLALYLLTFILVFSSSKPFPLVSTSRIHAIVLIMLVLVMLLDDDSLPRWVVLGLPLLGLFVASLLCHAQLAGDRPPARHLTQFYLWMALGGVLGGAFTALVAPVVFDDLLEYPLAIVLACMLMPHLASKKKSVGSTRERIVLGIIPTAYMLVTVFLILGAQRWLPTIGRVVALTVVLGLCALMVTRPLRFGLAVGAVIVGAMIASGQSEVLFSDRTFFGVQEVLGDTGGRFHRLMHGTTLHGIQSTDPSKELEPLSYYHRESPIGQVLTELPAAAAPNIGVIGLGTGSLACYARPGQDWTFFEIDPAIERIARDPDLFTFLSECPGNHEVVIGDARLSLDDVPDGHFGVIVVDAFNSDSIPVHLITREAVELYMRKLAPGGVVMVHISNRYLDLQPVLANLSWELGLSSRYGWNPQTLEHLAQGKSASNWVVLTPSMNNLDELDDNPMWTDLVVEPGARVWTDDFSDVFSVFRWRGRSG; encoded by the coding sequence ATGACAGTCGACCAACAAGTCCCCGAGGCTCCGACCGCCGAGAAGAAGAATCGATCGGTCGCGATTCTTGCCGTCTTCATCCTCACGCTCTTTACCGGCTCGGCCCTGCTCTTTTTGGTCCAGCCGATGTTCGCGAAGATGGTGCTCCCGCTCCTCGGTGGCACCCCGGCGGTGTGGGCGACCTCCATGGTGTTCTTCCAGGCCACCCTTCTTGCCGGGTACGCCTACGCCCACTGGAGCGTGACCCGGCTCGGCGTGCGCCGGCAGGCGATGCTGCACATCCCGGTGGTCCTGCTTCCGCTGCTGCTGCTCCCGATCTCGGTCCCCGACGGGTGGAAGCCGCCGGAGGAGTTCCCCGTCCTGTGGCTGCTGTGGCTGCTGACCTTCGCCATCGGGCTGCCGTTCTTCGTTCTCAGCACCTCCGCCCCCCTGCTGCAGAGGTGGTTTGCCTCCACCGGGCACCCGTCGGGCAAGGACCCGTACTTCCTCTACGCCGCCAGCAACGCCGGAAGCATGCTTGCGCTGCTCTCGTACCCCTTCCTGATGGAGCCGGCGCTGCGACTGGCGGATCAAACCCGGGTGTGGGCCTTGGGCTACGGCGCCCTCGCCGCCGGCACGGTCGCCTGCGCCGTGATGGCGATCCGGAGTCGCCGCGGCGAAGATGCGGACCCGGTCACTGAACAAGCCGAGGAGACGACTGAAGCTGCGCCGCGGCCGGTAACTGCAGTCCGCCGTCTGCACTGGGTGGCTCTGGCATTCGTCCCCTCGTGCTTCATGCTGGCGGTCACCACGTACATCAGCACCGACATCGCAGCGATTCCCCTCCTATGGGTGATCCCGCTGGCCCTCTACCTGCTGACCTTCATCCTGGTCTTCTCGTCCTCAAAACCGTTCCCGCTGGTGTCGACCTCCCGGATACACGCCATCGTGCTGATCATGCTCGTCCTGGTGATGCTGCTGGACGACGACAGCCTGCCCCGGTGGGTGGTCCTCGGCCTCCCGCTTCTCGGCCTGTTCGTGGCTTCGCTTCTCTGTCACGCCCAACTGGCCGGGGACCGGCCGCCGGCCCGCCACCTCACCCAGTTCTACCTGTGGATGGCGCTTGGAGGGGTACTGGGAGGGGCGTTCACCGCGCTCGTGGCCCCGGTGGTGTTCGACGACCTTCTGGAGTACCCGCTCGCCATCGTCCTGGCCTGCATGCTGATGCCGCACCTGGCGTCGAAGAAGAAGAGCGTAGGTTCCACGAGAGAGCGGATCGTGCTCGGGATCATCCCGACCGCCTACATGCTCGTCACAGTGTTTTTGATCCTCGGTGCACAACGCTGGCTGCCCACGATCGGCCGGGTGGTGGCCCTCACCGTCGTCCTGGGCTTGTGCGCCCTGATGGTGACCCGCCCGCTGCGCTTCGGGCTTGCGGTAGGGGCCGTGATAGTCGGCGCCATGATCGCCAGCGGACAGTCGGAGGTCCTGTTCTCTGACCGAACCTTCTTCGGCGTGCAGGAGGTGTTGGGCGACACGGGCGGCCGCTTCCACCGGCTGATGCACGGCACGACCTTGCACGGGATCCAGAGCACCGACCCCAGCAAGGAGCTCGAACCGTTGTCCTACTACCACCGGGAGAGTCCCATCGGGCAGGTGTTGACCGAGTTGCCCGCCGCCGCCGCCCCCAACATCGGCGTCATCGGGCTGGGGACCGGGTCGTTGGCCTGCTACGCCCGGCCCGGGCAGGACTGGACCTTCTTCGAGATCGATCCTGCTATTGAGAGGATCGCCCGGGACCCGGATCTGTTCACCTTCCTCTCGGAGTGCCCCGGCAACCACGAGGTGGTCATCGGGGACGCCCGGCTCTCGCTGGACGACGTGCCGGATGGGCACTTCGGGGTGATCGTGGTCGACGCATTCAACTCGGACTCGATTCCGGTACACCTGATCACCAGGGAGGCCGTCGAGCTCTACATGCGCAAGCTCGCGCCCGGGGGTGTGGTCATGGTCCACATCTCAAACCGTTACCTGGACCTGCAGCCGGTGCTGGCGAACCTGTCGTGGGAGCTGGGACTTTCCTCCCGCTACGGCTGGAACCCCCAGACGCTCGAGCACCTGGCCCAGGGCAAATCCGCCTCCAACTGGGTGGTCCTAACCCCGTCGATGAACAACCTGGACGAACTGGACGACAACCCCATGTGGACCGACCTCGTGGTCGAGCCGGGGGCCCGGGTCTGGACCGATGACTTCTCCGACGTGTTCTCGGTCTTTAGGTGGCGTGGTCGATCCGGATAA
- a CDS encoding heavy metal translocating P-type ATPase — protein MEPVEHHEAHEAHGGHEGHGGHGDHAAMFQRKFWLSLALTIPVVLYSHMLMELTGWMAPAFPGSRWVPSVLGTAVFLYGGPVFLTSGWDELKSRKPGMMLLISMGLLVAFGASAATALGLIDVDLWPELATLVTIMLLGHWIEMRSLGQAQGALSALAALLPDEAERVGDHGVETVAASDLKPGDVVLVRSGGRVPADGSIVDGQAEIDESMVTGESRPVAKSYGDKVVAGTVATDSSIRVRVEAVGENTALAGIQRLVAEAQASRSRAQALADRAAALLFYVAAISGAATFLAWSALGQTQTAFVRTVTVLVIACPHALGLAIPLVISLSTSISAKAGILIKDRLALERMRTVKVVLFDKTGTLTRGAHVVTGVAGLGTTDDDVLALAGSVESESEHPVGRAIVTAASERAPLQPVEDFRSLTGRGVTGRVGGSEVAVGGPALLRELGLDEPEELSAKLDEWRSRGAAVLFTLRDRRIVGAVALEDEIRPESAEAVDDLHRLGVRVAMITGDARQVADSVAARLGIDEVFAEVLPDEKEKAVAELQGRGLLVAMVGDGVNDAPALARADVGIAIGAGTDVAIESAGVVLVSSDPRAVTGLIRLSRASYRKMLQNLAWGAGYNLFAIPLAAGVLSSAGITLSPAVGAVLMSASTVIVALNAQLLRRVDLTRAELHDRPEEVAGRSRPSLLA, from the coding sequence ATGGAGCCGGTCGAACATCACGAAGCGCACGAAGCACATGGCGGCCACGAGGGCCACGGAGGGCACGGCGACCACGCCGCCATGTTCCAGCGCAAGTTCTGGCTGAGCCTGGCCCTGACCATCCCGGTGGTCCTCTACAGCCACATGCTGATGGAGCTCACCGGGTGGATGGCGCCCGCCTTCCCGGGTTCCCGGTGGGTCCCTTCGGTTCTGGGGACCGCAGTCTTCCTTTACGGCGGTCCGGTCTTCTTGACCTCCGGCTGGGACGAACTGAAGTCCCGGAAGCCCGGGATGATGCTCCTGATTTCGATGGGCCTGCTGGTTGCCTTCGGCGCCTCGGCGGCCACTGCGCTGGGCCTGATCGACGTGGACCTGTGGCCCGAACTGGCCACCCTGGTGACCATCATGCTTCTCGGTCACTGGATCGAGATGCGGTCGCTTGGCCAGGCGCAAGGAGCGCTGTCGGCTCTGGCCGCCCTCCTGCCGGATGAGGCCGAGCGGGTAGGCGACCACGGGGTCGAGACCGTCGCGGCGTCGGACCTCAAGCCGGGCGACGTCGTGCTGGTGCGTTCGGGAGGCCGGGTCCCGGCCGATGGGTCGATCGTCGACGGGCAGGCAGAGATCGACGAGTCGATGGTGACCGGGGAGTCCCGCCCGGTAGCAAAGAGCTACGGGGACAAGGTGGTGGCAGGAACCGTCGCTACGGACTCCTCCATCCGGGTCCGGGTGGAGGCGGTCGGTGAGAACACCGCGCTCGCAGGTATTCAACGGCTGGTGGCCGAAGCACAGGCCTCCCGTTCCCGGGCGCAGGCGCTGGCCGACCGGGCTGCCGCACTCCTGTTCTACGTCGCCGCAATCTCGGGCGCAGCGACGTTCCTGGCCTGGTCGGCCCTCGGCCAGACCCAGACCGCTTTCGTCCGGACCGTCACGGTGCTTGTCATTGCCTGCCCCCACGCTCTCGGGCTTGCCATTCCGCTGGTCATCAGCCTCTCCACTTCCATCTCCGCCAAGGCCGGCATCCTGATCAAGGACCGCCTGGCGCTGGAGCGCATGCGTACGGTGAAGGTGGTGCTGTTCGACAAGACCGGAACCCTAACCAGGGGAGCGCACGTGGTCACCGGGGTCGCAGGGCTGGGCACCACCGACGACGACGTTCTGGCTCTGGCCGGCTCGGTGGAATCGGAGTCCGAGCACCCGGTCGGACGGGCAATCGTCACCGCCGCGTCGGAGCGGGCGCCCCTCCAGCCGGTTGAAGACTTCCGCTCGCTGACCGGTAGGGGGGTTACCGGCCGTGTCGGCGGGTCGGAGGTTGCAGTCGGAGGTCCGGCGCTGCTGCGTGAGCTCGGTCTGGACGAGCCCGAAGAGCTATCTGCAAAGCTCGACGAGTGGAGGAGCAGGGGAGCGGCGGTGCTGTTCACCCTGAGGGACCGGCGGATCGTCGGAGCGGTTGCGCTTGAGGACGAGATCCGGCCGGAGTCGGCGGAGGCGGTAGACGATCTGCACCGGCTCGGCGTCCGGGTTGCCATGATCACCGGGGACGCCCGGCAGGTCGCCGACTCGGTCGCTGCCCGGCTTGGGATCGACGAGGTCTTTGCCGAGGTGCTTCCCGACGAAAAGGAGAAGGCGGTCGCCGAGCTTCAGGGCCGGGGGCTGCTGGTGGCGATGGTCGGGGACGGCGTGAACGACGCTCCCGCGCTCGCCCGAGCCGATGTTGGTATCGCAATCGGAGCCGGCACGGACGTGGCCATCGAGTCGGCTGGTGTCGTACTGGTGTCGTCCGACCCCCGGGCGGTGACCGGCCTGATCCGGCTCTCCCGGGCGTCCTACCGCAAGATGCTGCAGAACCTGGCGTGGGGCGCCGGCTACAACCTGTTCGCCATCCCGCTGGCGGCGGGGGTGCTGTCGTCAGCCGGCATCACGCTGTCGCCGGCGGTAGGGGCGGTCCTGATGAGCGCATCGACGGTGATCGTTGCACTGAACGCCCAGCTTCTCAGGCGGGTGGACCTCACCAGGGCCGAGTTGCACGATAGGCCGGAAGAGGTGGCCGGAAGGTCCCGACCGAGCTTGCTCGCGTAG
- a CDS encoding metal-sensitive transcriptional regulator, which translates to MAARGYSTSKDDLRERLARVEGQVKGITKMIEEDRYCIDVLTQINAVRAALDKVALGLLDGHVRHCLVGGEGGPEEPDDQAQELMAAVGRMMQR; encoded by the coding sequence ATGGCCGCACGCGGATACAGCACATCGAAGGACGACCTGCGGGAGCGGCTGGCTCGCGTGGAGGGTCAGGTCAAAGGCATCACGAAGATGATCGAGGAGGACCGCTACTGCATCGACGTCCTCACCCAGATCAACGCCGTACGGGCGGCGTTGGACAAGGTGGCCCTTGGGCTTTTGGACGGCCACGTCCGGCACTGCCTGGTGGGAGGTGAGGGCGGGCCAGAGGAGCCGGATGACCAGGCGCAGGAGCTCATGGCCGCGGTCGGCAGGATGATGCAGCGCTAA
- a CDS encoding phosphatase PAP2 family protein, whose product MTRQPVLWALATAGMAASGDRGRRAAVRGTGCYLVGAAMGNLPKPVFGRAQPRHRWARKPQVIRGSFPSGHACAEVAFVFGAAQEAPLAFLPFGTMAMLAHLSLTRDGKHYVTDTLVGGTVGVLIAAYAGRRWPTDVTRRIGLNRQIATD is encoded by the coding sequence GTGACCCGGCAGCCGGTCCTTTGGGCCCTGGCTACCGCCGGGATGGCGGCTTCGGGAGACAGGGGCCGGAGGGCAGCCGTTCGGGGGACCGGGTGTTATCTGGTCGGTGCAGCGATGGGCAACCTGCCGAAGCCGGTCTTTGGCCGGGCTCAGCCCAGGCACCGATGGGCCCGCAAGCCCCAGGTGATCCGCGGCTCGTTTCCTTCCGGCCACGCGTGCGCCGAGGTGGCTTTTGTGTTCGGGGCCGCCCAGGAGGCCCCTCTGGCTTTTCTTCCGTTCGGGACGATGGCAATGCTCGCGCACCTTTCCCTGACCCGGGATGGCAAGCACTACGTCACCGACACTCTGGTCGGGGGCACAGTCGGCGTGTTGATCGCCGCCTACGCAGGACGCCGTTGGCCGACTGACGTAACACGGAGGATCGGGCTGAACCGGCAGATTGCTACCGATTAG
- a CDS encoding amphi-Trp domain-containing protein, with protein sequence MADELLEITEKQKMSREDAAARLRSLADQISRHNQVEFTRSGMAFTAKIPAQVELSVEIEIGEESEIEIELSW encoded by the coding sequence TTGGCCGACGAGCTGTTGGAGATCACCGAGAAGCAGAAGATGAGCCGGGAGGATGCTGCGGCCCGGCTTCGGTCGCTGGCGGACCAGATCTCACGCCACAACCAGGTCGAGTTCACACGAAGCGGCATGGCGTTCACCGCCAAGATCCCGGCCCAGGTCGAGCTGAGCGTGGAGATCGAGATCGGCGAGGAGTCCGAGATCGAGATCGAGCTGAGCTGGTAG
- a CDS encoding cupredoxin domain-containing protein, with translation MKLKKTFAVVVAAAALIAAACGDKGPSAEDADRVVEVSMKDNAFDPNSLSVKSGETVTFKFTNDGAVDHDAFIGGADAQEEHGESMDSGEMEGHNMDDGDSLLLEPGKSGELTHTFEDSGEVLIGCHQPGHYEAGMKSTITVS, from the coding sequence ATGAAACTCAAGAAGACATTTGCGGTAGTGGTGGCGGCGGCAGCGCTGATTGCCGCTGCTTGCGGGGACAAAGGTCCGTCCGCTGAAGACGCCGACCGGGTGGTCGAGGTGTCCATGAAGGACAATGCCTTCGATCCGAATTCGTTGTCCGTGAAGTCCGGTGAAACTGTGACCTTCAAGTTCACCAACGACGGCGCGGTGGACCACGACGCCTTCATCGGTGGCGCCGACGCACAAGAAGAGCACGGCGAGTCGATGGATTCGGGCGAAATGGAGGGCCACAATATGGATGACGGAGACTCGCTGCTGCTGGAACCGGGCAAGAGCGGCGAGCTCACCCACACCTTTGAGGACTCCGGAGAGGTCCTGATCGGTTGCCACCAGCCTGGTCACTACGAGGCCGGAATGAAGTCCACGATAACGGTTTCCTAG